A single genomic interval of Schistocerca americana isolate TAMUIC-IGC-003095 chromosome 2, iqSchAmer2.1, whole genome shotgun sequence harbors:
- the LOC124595965 gene encoding uncharacterized protein LOC124595965 isoform X1, producing the protein MSSLFSLSLLSTPDGRAELAKLLTLVAVAVVHGQPEESTNATIQGAEEPSATFPSVRRLAAPSYAEEDEDTICVQADNKFYLYANSLKLYSCYNLLPKVYVVKPKSLCKPTLSDCPNN; encoded by the exons ATGTCTTCTCTGTTTTCTTTGTCTTTGCTTTCGACGCCAGACGGACGAGCAGAACTCGCGAAACTGTTGA CATTGGTCGCAGTTGCGGTGGTGCACGGACAACCAGAAGAGTCGACCAATGCCACCATCCAGGGTGCGGAAGAGCCGTCCGCCACGTTCCCGTCTGTGAGAAGACTGGCGGCGCCGTCGTACGCGGAAGAAGACGAGGATACCATTTGTGTCCAGGCAGACAACAAGTTCTACTTGTATGCTAATTCACTGAAGCTGTATTCTTGCTACAACCTGCTACCGAAGG TTTACGTGGTGAAACCAAAGAGTCTATGCAAACCAACCCTGTCAGATTGTCCCAACAACTAG
- the LOC124595965 gene encoding uncharacterized protein LOC124595965 isoform X2, whose protein sequence is MKAALLFVVALVAVAVVHGQPEESTNATIQGAEEPSATFPSVRRLAAPSYAEEDEDTICVQADNKFYLYANSLKLYSCYNLLPKVYVVKPKSLCKPTLSDCPNN, encoded by the exons ATGAAGGCTGCTCTGTTGTTTGTTGTTG CATTGGTCGCAGTTGCGGTGGTGCACGGACAACCAGAAGAGTCGACCAATGCCACCATCCAGGGTGCGGAAGAGCCGTCCGCCACGTTCCCGTCTGTGAGAAGACTGGCGGCGCCGTCGTACGCGGAAGAAGACGAGGATACCATTTGTGTCCAGGCAGACAACAAGTTCTACTTGTATGCTAATTCACTGAAGCTGTATTCTTGCTACAACCTGCTACCGAAGG TTTACGTGGTGAAACCAAAGAGTCTATGCAAACCAACCCTGTCAGATTGTCCCAACAACTAG